A single region of the Echinimonas agarilytica genome encodes:
- a CDS encoding lytic murein transglycosylase: protein MLIKLRTLFAGIILSLASTATLAQQTAEKPSFDDYIESVKSDALAQGISEQTLKLAFADVEFIKRSVNLDRNQPEKRQTLDTYLPKRVPQWKIDKARKLYKNNYEQLNQIAEQYGVQARFIVALWGNETNFGTYTGNFDIVSALATLAYDGRREEFFRKELIASLTILDQGHITPEDFKGSWAGAMGQTQFMPSSFLAYAVDQDGDGRKDIWGTQADVFASIANYLKQSGWNDDLTWGRQVKIPADFDESLATLKIKKSLAQWQELGVRRFDMTDLPTRDIQASIVLPDDAQGRAYLAYGNYDVLMKWNRSYYFVTSVGYLSDRIAYPSVFTK, encoded by the coding sequence ATTTTGATCAAACTTCGTACATTGTTTGCCGGAATTATCTTATCGCTAGCATCGACTGCAACGCTGGCACAGCAAACAGCAGAAAAACCAAGTTTCGATGATTACATCGAGAGTGTGAAATCAGATGCGTTAGCTCAAGGGATTTCTGAGCAAACGTTGAAACTGGCTTTTGCTGACGTTGAATTCATTAAGCGTTCAGTGAATTTAGATCGAAACCAACCTGAAAAACGTCAGACGCTCGACACCTATCTACCGAAACGGGTGCCTCAATGGAAGATTGATAAAGCGCGTAAGCTTTACAAAAACAACTACGAACAATTGAACCAAATTGCTGAGCAGTATGGTGTGCAAGCACGTTTTATTGTGGCTTTGTGGGGGAACGAAACTAATTTTGGTACCTACACAGGTAACTTTGACATTGTTTCTGCACTTGCAACACTTGCGTACGATGGACGCCGAGAAGAGTTTTTCCGCAAAGAACTGATTGCATCCTTAACGATCTTAGATCAAGGCCATATTACGCCCGAAGACTTTAAAGGTTCATGGGCCGGGGCGATGGGACAAACTCAATTTATGCCAAGTTCATTCTTAGCCTATGCGGTTGACCAAGATGGCGATGGCCGCAAAGATATTTGGGGAACACAGGCTGATGTATTTGCCTCTATTGCCAATTACCTCAAGCAGTCCGGCTGGAATGATGATTTAACTTGGGGACGCCAGGTTAAAATTCCTGCAGATTTTGATGAATCATTAGCAACGCTTAAAATCAAAAAGTCGCTTGCGCAATGGCAAGAGCTGGGGGTTCGCAGATTCGATATGACCGACTTGCCGACTCGCGACATTCAAGCATCAATCGTATTGCCAGATGATGCGCAAGGGCGAGCTTATCTTGCATACGGTAATTACGATGTGTTGATGAAATGGAATCGTTCATATTACTTCGTAACCTCAGTGGGTTATTTATCAGACCGGATTGCTTATCCGTCTGTATTTACCAAGTGA
- the dsbB gene encoding disulfide bond formation protein DsbB: MFQSLSDFALHRGSWLLLALSALVLESTALFFQHVMDLAPCVMCIYERVAMMGLIFAGLIGAINPKVLALRVVGYSMWAVSAIQGLLLSIEHVGYQFPKNPFIVTCGYQAEFPAWARLDDWFPSLFLPTGMCDEITWLFLNLTMPQWLIVCFGVYCALGLTVLASRIAYTRSV, from the coding sequence ATGTTTCAGTCTCTGTCTGATTTCGCGTTGCATCGCGGTTCTTGGTTGCTGTTGGCCCTCTCTGCACTCGTGTTGGAGAGCACAGCATTATTCTTTCAGCATGTGATGGATCTAGCGCCCTGCGTTATGTGCATCTACGAACGTGTAGCAATGATGGGGTTGATATTTGCAGGACTTATTGGGGCCATAAACCCAAAGGTTCTCGCCCTACGTGTGGTCGGATATAGCATGTGGGCAGTGAGTGCAATTCAGGGCTTGTTGCTCTCAATTGAACATGTGGGCTACCAGTTTCCCAAAAACCCATTCATTGTGACGTGTGGCTACCAGGCGGAGTTTCCAGCTTGGGCTCGACTGGATGACTGGTTTCCTAGCTTATTCTTGCCGACCGGCATGTGTGACGAGATCACTTGGCTATTTTTAAACTTAACCATGCCTCAATGGCTGATTGTCTGTTTTGGCGTTTACTGTGCGCTGGGGCTAACCGTATTAGCAAGCCGAATCGCATACACACGCAGCGTGTGA
- the fadD gene encoding long-chain-fatty-acid--CoA ligase FadD, protein MEKIWLERYPKGVPENIDPNHYSSLVEIFERSVGKYSDQPAFINMGATLTYRGLEEKSRAFAAYLQQELKLKKGDRVAIMMPNLLQYPIALFGILRAGLVVVNVNPLYTPRELQHQLTDSGAKAIIIVSNFAHTLEKVVKDTPVQHVILTKLGDQLAPAKRTLVNFVVQYVKKMVPKYDLPDAISMRRALSKGRHQTYVKPELNHDDLAFLQYTGGTTGVAKGAMLSHGNMVGNLEQVAAMVGPVIDRGKELIVTALPLYHIFALTANCLTFLKYGCANLLITNPRDIPAFAKELSKYPFTALTGVNTLFNALLNNEDFQKLDFSNLKLSLGGGAAVQRSVAERWYEQTGVVLLEGYGLTECCPLVTVAPMNLEAYNGSIGLPAPSTQMKLVDDDGNEVGMGEAGELLVKGPQVMVGYWGREEATAEILTDGWLKTGDVAKVDEQGFFYIVDRKKDMILVSGFNVFPNEIEDVIALHPSVVESAAIGVPSEVSGEAVKVFVVRQNDSLSEAELIQHCRKQLTAYKVPRIIEFREELPKSNVGKILRRELREEELKNS, encoded by the coding sequence GTGGAAAAAATTTGGTTGGAGCGCTATCCAAAGGGTGTTCCTGAAAATATTGACCCGAACCACTACAGCTCATTGGTAGAAATCTTCGAACGATCGGTTGGAAAATATTCTGATCAACCCGCTTTTATCAATATGGGAGCAACGCTCACCTATCGTGGTTTAGAAGAAAAAAGCCGAGCATTTGCTGCTTACTTACAGCAAGAATTAAAACTTAAAAAAGGAGATCGGGTGGCCATTATGATGCCCAATCTTCTGCAATACCCTATCGCGCTGTTTGGAATCTTACGCGCGGGTTTAGTGGTTGTGAATGTCAATCCACTGTATACCCCACGGGAGCTGCAACATCAGCTCACCGATTCAGGCGCCAAAGCGATTATCATCGTTTCTAACTTTGCCCACACCTTAGAGAAAGTGGTAAAAGATACGCCAGTTCAGCACGTTATCTTAACCAAGCTAGGTGACCAACTTGCTCCAGCAAAACGGACTCTGGTTAATTTTGTTGTGCAATACGTGAAAAAAATGGTTCCGAAGTACGATTTGCCGGATGCCATTTCGATGCGTCGAGCTTTGTCAAAAGGTCGCCACCAAACCTATGTGAAGCCAGAGCTCAATCATGATGATTTGGCGTTCTTGCAATACACGGGAGGCACTACAGGCGTCGCCAAAGGAGCGATGCTGAGTCACGGCAATATGGTCGGCAACTTAGAACAAGTCGCTGCCATGGTAGGCCCTGTGATTGATCGCGGCAAAGAGTTAATTGTTACAGCTTTGCCGCTTTATCACATCTTTGCACTAACGGCCAACTGTCTGACTTTCTTGAAGTACGGATGTGCGAACTTACTCATCACCAACCCGCGTGACATTCCGGCTTTTGCAAAAGAATTGAGTAAATATCCTTTTACCGCCTTAACTGGGGTGAATACCTTATTTAATGCTCTTTTGAACAACGAAGACTTCCAAAAGCTCGATTTCTCCAACTTAAAATTGTCGCTCGGTGGCGGTGCCGCTGTTCAACGTTCGGTTGCCGAGCGCTGGTATGAACAAACCGGTGTTGTATTGCTTGAAGGTTATGGCCTCACAGAGTGTTGCCCGCTGGTGACTGTGGCTCCAATGAACCTCGAAGCTTACAATGGCAGTATTGGTCTTCCTGCACCATCAACACAAATGAAGCTGGTTGATGATGATGGCAATGAAGTTGGCATGGGCGAAGCCGGTGAGCTCTTGGTCAAGGGCCCGCAAGTGATGGTGGGATACTGGGGGCGCGAAGAGGCGACAGCGGAAATTCTAACGGATGGCTGGCTAAAAACCGGTGATGTAGCCAAAGTAGACGAGCAAGGCTTCTTTTATATTGTCGATCGAAAGAAAGATATGATTTTGGTCAGCGGCTTTAATGTATTTCCAAATGAAATTGAGGATGTCATTGCGCTTCATCCGAGTGTTGTCGAAAGTGCGGCCATCGGTGTCCCTTCCGAAGTGAGTGGTGAAGCGGTGAAGGTTTTCGTTGTTCGCCAAAATGATTCATTGAGCGAAGCTGAGCTTATTCAACATTGCCGCAAGCAACTGACAGCTTACAAAGTGCCACGGATTATTGAGTTTCGAGAGGAATTGCCGAAATCAAATGTGGGCAAAATCTTACGCCGAGAGTTGCGCGAAGAAGAGCTTAAAAACAGCTAG
- a CDS encoding tRNA-dihydrouridine synthase, whose translation MEGVMDHLMREMLTDIGGYDLCVTEFVRVVDRCMPARVFYRFCPELHQNGRTKAGTPVRVQLLGQEPSVMADNAAVAVELGSAGIDLNFGCPAKQVNKSSGGAALLKQPNDIFKVVDAVRKSVPREQPVSAKIRLGWDDTSLLEETVDAINQAGASMLTVHARTKTQGYRPPAHWHEISRVSEMAAMPVVANGDIVDAISAQQCMNASSTRRLMIGRGALMLPNAAQVVRGLEHEMPWHEVLALLLRYSEFEIEGDKGKYYPNRLKQWLAYLKKQYPEADQLFRQIRAFNKSAPIVAFLEQFNKVNP comes from the coding sequence ATGGAAGGTGTGATGGATCACCTGATGCGAGAGATGCTGACCGACATTGGCGGGTACGACTTGTGTGTCACCGAGTTTGTGCGTGTGGTTGATCGCTGCATGCCAGCCCGAGTGTTCTATCGTTTTTGTCCCGAGTTGCACCAGAACGGACGCACCAAGGCCGGCACTCCGGTCCGAGTGCAATTATTGGGGCAGGAGCCGAGTGTGATGGCAGACAATGCCGCCGTTGCGGTTGAATTGGGATCTGCTGGTATCGATTTAAATTTCGGTTGCCCCGCAAAGCAGGTGAATAAAAGTTCTGGCGGTGCAGCGTTGCTAAAGCAACCAAATGACATTTTCAAAGTGGTTGATGCGGTGCGAAAATCGGTTCCCCGCGAGCAACCGGTGAGCGCTAAAATTCGGCTTGGTTGGGACGATACATCGTTGCTTGAAGAAACGGTTGATGCTATCAACCAAGCTGGTGCGAGCATGCTTACGGTCCATGCTCGGACTAAAACTCAAGGTTATCGGCCGCCTGCACACTGGCATGAAATTTCACGTGTATCTGAAATGGCTGCGATGCCTGTGGTGGCTAATGGCGATATTGTTGATGCGATCAGTGCACAGCAATGTATGAATGCAAGTTCGACTCGACGCCTTATGATCGGTAGGGGAGCATTGATGTTACCGAATGCTGCGCAAGTTGTTCGTGGACTTGAACATGAAATGCCTTGGCATGAAGTACTTGCGCTATTACTGAGGTATTCTGAATTCGAAATAGAAGGTGATAAGGGTAAATACTACCCGAATCGACTGAAGCAGTGGCTTGCCTATCTTAAAAAGCAATATCCAG
- a CDS encoding DUF5060 domain-containing protein produces the protein MTLRSKPYHWLYAFVLIALSAFSVQSVAETSMEQTGELQLWHKISLIFDGPETSERADYNPFIHYRLNIIFTHPATGDRFVIPGYFAADGNAANTGAESGNKWVAHFSPNHTGLWKWQASFRKNRFVAVSAKVDAGVSGGFMDGQQGQFTVSESNKELPDFRAAGRLQYVNEPYLKFAQSQTYFIKAGPDAPENFLAYQDFDGTFHNDGHKDDLVKTWEPHLTDWKKGDPTWQNGKGKAIIGALNYLNSKGLNAVSFLTMNIMGDDQNVFPYVDYNTYDRMDVSKLAQWEIVFEHAQSLGLFLHFKTQEAENQGLLDGGGTGLQRKLYYRELMARFGHHLALNWNLGEENGEWFKNHPTMPQHTNERIAMARYFYENDPYHHHLVIHNGIDYDDLFSADSHYTGASVQTHKADFSSVHTAVKRLRDWPVINGRPWAIAVDEPGDAQHSLVPDRMNPAHNNARQNGLWGALMAGGWGTEWYFGYANEHSDLTAQDYRSRDLFWDQARHSIAFFDALDVPFQRAKSHDELLSSAADYVLAVPGEFYIVYLKDASHQPTLNFKNFSGDFEINWFNPREGGEMQQGSKTTIQAKWVHKAKLNNTFNLGLPPSTPNQDWVVVVKRK, from the coding sequence ATGACACTTCGCAGCAAGCCATACCATTGGTTATACGCTTTTGTGCTCATAGCGTTGAGCGCATTCAGTGTTCAGTCAGTCGCAGAAACTTCAATGGAACAAACTGGAGAACTTCAGCTGTGGCACAAGATATCACTGATATTTGATGGTCCAGAAACCAGTGAACGTGCCGATTACAACCCGTTTATTCACTACCGTCTGAATATTATCTTCACGCATCCAGCCACGGGTGATCGCTTTGTGATCCCCGGCTATTTTGCCGCTGACGGCAATGCTGCCAATACCGGTGCTGAATCAGGCAACAAATGGGTAGCCCACTTTAGCCCCAACCACACCGGTTTGTGGAAATGGCAGGCAAGTTTCCGTAAAAACCGCTTCGTAGCAGTATCTGCTAAAGTCGATGCAGGCGTATCTGGCGGCTTCATGGATGGTCAACAAGGACAATTTACTGTCAGCGAAAGCAATAAGGAATTACCAGACTTTAGAGCTGCAGGACGCCTACAATACGTTAACGAACCCTACCTAAAGTTTGCCCAAAGCCAAACGTATTTTATTAAAGCCGGCCCTGATGCCCCCGAGAACTTTTTGGCTTATCAAGATTTTGATGGAACATTCCACAACGATGGGCACAAAGATGATTTAGTGAAGACCTGGGAACCACACCTAACAGATTGGAAAAAAGGCGATCCAACTTGGCAAAACGGCAAAGGTAAAGCCATTATTGGGGCGTTGAATTACCTCAATAGCAAAGGCTTAAACGCCGTCTCATTTCTGACCATGAATATTATGGGTGATGACCAAAACGTGTTTCCATACGTCGACTACAACACCTATGATCGTATGGACGTTTCAAAACTAGCTCAATGGGAAATCGTATTTGAACACGCGCAATCATTAGGCTTATTTTTGCACTTTAAAACCCAAGAAGCAGAAAACCAAGGCTTGCTTGACGGAGGTGGAACAGGCTTACAGCGTAAACTGTATTACCGAGAGCTCATGGCTCGATTTGGCCATCATCTCGCCCTGAACTGGAACCTTGGCGAAGAAAATGGTGAATGGTTCAAGAACCATCCAACTATGCCACAACACACCAATGAACGTATTGCTATGGCTCGTTATTTTTACGAAAACGACCCTTACCATCATCATCTCGTGATTCACAACGGCATAGATTACGATGACTTGTTTTCGGCCGATAGTCACTACACAGGCGCGTCAGTGCAAACTCATAAGGCTGACTTTAGTAGCGTTCATACTGCAGTAAAAAGGCTCCGTGATTGGCCGGTGATCAATGGTCGACCTTGGGCGATAGCGGTAGATGAACCCGGAGATGCGCAGCATTCATTAGTTCCCGACCGAATGAATCCTGCTCACAACAATGCTCGACAAAATGGACTTTGGGGAGCACTGATGGCTGGCGGCTGGGGAACAGAGTGGTATTTTGGCTATGCCAACGAGCATTCAGACTTAACCGCACAAGATTATCGTTCTCGAGATTTGTTTTGGGATCAAGCGCGTCATTCTATCGCCTTTTTTGATGCGCTGGACGTGCCCTTTCAGCGCGCAAAATCACACGACGAGCTCCTAAGTTCTGCAGCCGACTATGTATTAGCGGTTCCCGGGGAGTTCTACATTGTGTACCTAAAAGACGCATCGCATCAGCCAACACTGAATTTTAAAAACTTTTCCGGTGACTTTGAAATCAATTGGTTTAACCCACGAGAAGGCGGTGAAATGCAACAAGGCTCGAAGACCACCATTCAGGCTAAATGGGTCCATAAAGCCAAGTTGAATAATACGTTTAATTTGGGCTTACCGCCTTCCACCCCAAATCAAGACTGGGTTGTCGTTGTTAAACGCAAATAA
- the rnd gene encoding ribonuclease D gives MNFQFVNTISELDQMIAQLEPSDVLYVDTEFVRERTLFPHFGLLQISDGVHVYLVDPQSIEDFSSVWKLLVENDRLIVLHAFGEDLELLWNEGCPQLTHVLDTQIAAGLVGWGTGAGFAALVEKVSDVALDKSHSRTNWLKRPLSPEQLRYAADDVIYLAPLAQRLITELEEAGLTDICMDECKRLANRSTKDISKRYLDVKNSWPLNPQQLAVLQVLATWRYNQAFERDMALSFVVKDLALVEIARHQPTSMAELKRVPELSPMELRIHGKRLLKLVEEGRAVKKEHWPEPIRRVIDIPSYKVMQKSLSKLVKKVAEKAGIPDTMLASKRQQGEYLMWRWRHQQGLAVDYEPVMMSGWRKQMLEPSLIEWQHATP, from the coding sequence TTGAACTTCCAATTCGTTAATACTATTTCTGAATTAGACCAAATGATTGCTCAGCTTGAGCCCTCTGATGTGTTGTACGTTGATACCGAGTTTGTGCGCGAGCGAACCTTGTTTCCACACTTTGGCTTGTTACAAATTTCAGACGGGGTCCATGTTTACTTGGTCGACCCGCAATCTATCGAGGATTTTTCGTCCGTGTGGAAGTTGCTGGTGGAGAATGACCGCCTCATTGTGCTGCATGCCTTTGGTGAAGATTTAGAATTGCTATGGAACGAAGGTTGCCCGCAACTCACTCATGTATTGGATACCCAAATTGCTGCGGGTTTAGTTGGGTGGGGCACTGGCGCGGGCTTTGCAGCTTTGGTGGAAAAAGTGAGCGATGTTGCTTTGGATAAATCGCACAGCCGCACTAATTGGTTAAAACGCCCTCTAAGCCCTGAGCAACTCCGGTATGCCGCGGATGACGTAATTTACTTAGCGCCGTTGGCGCAGCGCTTAATCACCGAGCTTGAAGAAGCCGGGCTGACAGACATTTGTATGGACGAGTGCAAACGTCTGGCGAACCGAAGCACCAAAGATATTTCTAAACGCTATCTTGATGTTAAAAATAGTTGGCCATTGAATCCGCAGCAATTAGCTGTGCTACAAGTGCTGGCCACTTGGCGTTACAACCAAGCATTTGAGCGTGATATGGCTCTGAGCTTTGTGGTGAAAGACTTGGCTTTAGTTGAAATTGCTCGCCACCAACCGACCTCTATGGCGGAATTGAAACGTGTGCCTGAGCTCTCTCCCATGGAGCTTCGTATTCATGGCAAACGGTTGTTGAAACTCGTGGAAGAGGGACGAGCAGTGAAAAAAGAGCACTGGCCTGAACCGATACGCCGTGTGATTGATATACCCAGTTACAAAGTGATGCAAAAATCACTGTCAAAATTAGTGAAAAAAGTCGCCGAGAAGGCTGGTATTCCAGATACAATGCTGGCTTCGAAGCGTCAGCAAGGCGAGTATCTAATGTGGCGCTGGCGTCATCAACAAGGTTTAGCGGTGGATTACGAACCCGTCATGATGAGCGGCTGGCGCAAACAAATGCTAGAGCCTTCATTGATTGAGTGGCAACACGCAACCCCGTAA
- a CDS encoding YcgN family cysteine cluster protein — MTDSTQQFWKDNSLDEMTDAQWESLCDGCGKCCLGKLIDDETEELHYTNVVCDLLDSKKCSCSDYVHRFERVPDCVKVSLENRESFSWLPPTCAYRRLDEGRDLPEWHPLLTGNKSAMHKAGQSVRGKVIHESLAGDLEDHIALWPLIDCE, encoded by the coding sequence GTGACTGATTCAACGCAGCAATTTTGGAAAGACAATTCGCTCGATGAAATGACCGATGCGCAATGGGAATCTTTGTGTGATGGTTGTGGAAAGTGCTGTTTGGGTAAGCTCATTGATGATGAGACAGAAGAGTTGCACTACACCAATGTTGTATGCGACCTGTTGGACAGTAAAAAATGCAGTTGCAGTGACTATGTTCATCGTTTTGAGCGAGTCCCTGACTGTGTCAAAGTGAGTCTTGAGAATCGAGAGTCATTTTCGTGGCTCCCTCCCACATGCGCTTACCGTAGACTGGATGAAGGACGAGATCTACCCGAGTGGCACCCATTGCTTACGGGCAATAAATCAGCCATGCACAAAGCAGGGCAGTCAGTCCGAGGGAAGGTCATCCACGAGTCGCTCGCAGGTGACTTAGAAGATCACATTGCACTTTGGCCTTTGATTGATTGTGAGTAG
- a CDS encoding Rrf2 family transcriptional regulator, with amino-acid sequence MQLTSFTDYALRTLIYLGLQPNDRLVSVNEICEHFNMSRNHVIKVTQQLSQKEYIASARGRQGGIRLSRSVDTINIGQVIRDFEKRLTPIDCEGGECPIVHRCTLQQILAKAQTAFLAELDAYLLSDVIKNPAPLIALLKIEA; translated from the coding sequence ATGCAGCTAACCAGCTTTACTGATTACGCCTTACGCACTCTTATTTACTTGGGGCTTCAGCCCAACGACCGCTTAGTGTCAGTGAATGAAATTTGTGAGCATTTCAACATGTCTCGCAATCATGTCATTAAAGTCACTCAGCAACTGTCGCAAAAAGAATACATCGCTTCTGCAAGAGGCCGACAAGGTGGTATTCGATTATCTCGCTCCGTTGATACAATCAATATTGGGCAGGTCATCCGCGACTTTGAAAAGCGTCTCACGCCTATTGATTGTGAAGGCGGCGAATGCCCGATCGTCCACCGTTGCACACTTCAGCAAATTCTTGCCAAAGCTCAAACAGCATTTTTAGCTGAACTCGATGCATACTTGCTCAGTGACGTCATTAAAAATCCTGCACCTCTGATCGCTCTGCTCAAAATCGAAGCGTAA
- a CDS encoding YcgL domain-containing protein encodes MLTAIYKSPKKQETYLYLPKRDDFEKVPEPLLEMFGKPQFVTMLNLKPDTKLALADVDKVQTELTESGYYLQLPPPQPNLLKEHRADLGLED; translated from the coding sequence ATGTTAACTGCTATTTATAAAAGTCCTAAAAAACAAGAAACCTATCTTTATCTCCCTAAGCGAGATGACTTTGAAAAAGTTCCCGAACCTTTGTTAGAAATGTTTGGTAAACCGCAATTCGTCACAATGCTGAACTTAAAGCCCGATACCAAACTAGCTTTAGCAGACGTAGATAAGGTACAAACAGAACTGACAGAATCAGGCTACTATTTACAGCTTCCGCCGCCACAGCCCAATTTGTTAAAAGAACATCGCGCAGATTTGGGATTAGAAGACTAA